One window of the Mycobacterium xenopi genome contains the following:
- a CDS encoding Rv1535 domain-containing protein encodes MATTDALADPLASALAPLLTVPLVELYAVLWRLGVVEVVRADRSSARLDASAALAVLLAAHRQGGLSRPPRRWQRSPSPAPVPTPPDQAACSQAAG; translated from the coding sequence ATGGCGACGACGGATGCCCTGGCCGATCCGCTAGCTTCAGCGCTGGCACCGTTGCTGACTGTTCCCCTGGTGGAGCTGTACGCGGTGCTGTGGCGGCTCGGCGTCGTGGAGGTCGTGCGGGCTGACCGTTCGTCGGCTCGGCTTGACGCGTCGGCGGCTCTGGCAGTGCTGCTCGCGGCGCACCGACAAGGCGGTTTATCACGCCCACCGCGGCGGTGGCAGCGGTCGCCGAGCCCAGCGCCTGTGCCCACGCCACCGGACCAAGCGGCGTGCAGCCAAGCAGCTGGCTGA
- a CDS encoding STAS domain-containing protein encodes MELLAVDREDREDCIVVRVKGDIDSGTVGELVSELTTALEDASTHQARMLVVDLQAVTFFGSAGLNAVLDCHHAGASAGTSVRLVADNAQVIRTIEVTNLDQVLDVYPTLTEALRSPDPDKQH; translated from the coding sequence ATGGAATTGTTGGCGGTTGACCGCGAGGACCGCGAGGACTGCATCGTCGTCCGGGTCAAGGGCGACATTGACTCTGGCACCGTCGGCGAGCTGGTCTCCGAGCTGACGACGGCGCTGGAAGATGCTTCCACGCATCAGGCCCGGATGCTTGTCGTCGATCTGCAGGCGGTGACCTTTTTCGGCAGCGCCGGCTTGAACGCGGTGCTCGATTGCCACCACGCGGGTGCGTCCGCCGGGACCTCGGTTCGACTAGTCGCCGACAACGCCCAGGTGATCCGCACGATCGAGGTGACCAACCTGGACCAGGTACTCGACGTCTACCCCACGCTCACCGAGGCGCTGCGATCACCCGATCCCGACAAGCAGCACTAA
- a CDS encoding PAS and ANTAR domain-containing protein — protein sequence MASVVGENLTVGAFRFWFVGQRWEWSDELARMHGYEPGSVQPTTQLVLSHKHPDDRAHVQELLDQALQSQTSFSSRHRFVDTAGKVHDAIVVADRMLDDNGAVVGTEGYYIDLTGAFDEARDETRQEVLDEALPELLESRAVIEQAKGMLMAIYRISAEQAFRVLRWRSQETNVKLRALAQQLVTEVTAAVPMPLAVQNRFDHLLLTVHDRVPAEPAL from the coding sequence ATGGCGTCGGTGGTCGGCGAGAACCTGACCGTGGGAGCCTTCCGTTTCTGGTTCGTCGGCCAGCGCTGGGAGTGGTCCGACGAGCTGGCCAGAATGCATGGGTATGAGCCGGGGTCAGTGCAGCCGACGACCCAACTGGTGTTGTCACACAAGCATCCCGACGACCGCGCCCATGTCCAAGAGCTTCTGGACCAGGCACTGCAGTCGCAGACATCGTTTTCCAGCCGTCACCGGTTTGTCGACACAGCCGGCAAAGTTCACGACGCGATCGTGGTGGCCGACCGGATGCTGGACGACAACGGCGCGGTAGTGGGCACGGAGGGCTACTACATCGACCTCACCGGCGCCTTCGACGAGGCCCGCGACGAAACCCGTCAGGAGGTCCTCGACGAGGCCCTGCCCGAGCTGTTGGAATCCCGGGCGGTGATCGAGCAGGCCAAAGGCATGCTGATGGCCATCTATCGGATCAGCGCCGAGCAAGCGTTTCGGGTTCTGCGGTGGCGGTCGCAAGAGACGAACGTCAAACTGCGTGCGTTGGCCCAGCAGCTGGTCACTGAGGTGACTGCCGCCGTTCCGATGCCGTTGGCCGTCCAGAACCGATTCGACCATCTGCTGCTGACCGTTCACGACCGCGTCCCGGCGGAACCGGCGCTGTAG
- the thiC gene encoding phosphomethylpyrimidine synthase ThiC, with amino-acid sequence MTDLSVSVAPSVTTGPIAGSSKVYRDVDDVPGAKVPFRRVHLSTGEHFDLYDTSGPYTDPDAVIDLHRGLPPRPGVVRDRGTQLQRARAGEITPEMAYIAVREGMPAELVRDEVARGRAVIPANHNHPEAEPMIIGKAFAVKVNANIGNSAVTSSIAEEVDKMVWATRWGADTVMDLSTGKDIHETREWILRNSPVPVGTVPIYQAVEKVKGDPTKLTWEIYRDTVIEQCEQGVDYMTVHAGVLLRYVPLTAKRVTGIVSRGGSIMAAWCLAHHQESFLYTHFEELADIFARYDVTFSLGDGLRPGSIADANDAAQFAELRTLGELTKLAKSRGAQVMIEGPGHIPMHKIVENVRLEEELCEEAPFYTLGPLATDIAPAYDHITSAIGAAIIAQAGTAMLCYVTPKEHLGLPDRKDVKDGVIAYKIAAHSADLAKGHPHAQERDDALSKARFEFRWNDQFALSLDPDTAREFHDETLPAEPAKTAHFCSMCGPKFCSMRITQDVRDYAAAHGLETEEDIEAVLAAGMAEKSREFAEHGNRVYLPIAQ; translated from the coding sequence ATGACCGATCTGTCTGTATCCGTCGCACCGTCCGTGACCACCGGCCCCATCGCCGGCAGCAGCAAGGTCTACCGCGATGTCGACGACGTTCCCGGCGCAAAAGTGCCATTCCGGCGGGTACACCTGTCCACCGGCGAGCATTTCGACCTCTACGACACCTCCGGCCCCTACACCGATCCCGACGCGGTGATCGACCTGCATCGCGGCCTGCCGCCGCGCCCGGGTGTGGTCCGTGACCGCGGCACACAGCTGCAGCGGGCCCGGGCCGGAGAGATCACCCCGGAGATGGCCTACATTGCCGTGCGGGAAGGCATGCCCGCCGAACTGGTGCGCGACGAGGTGGCTCGCGGGCGGGCGGTGATCCCTGCCAACCACAACCATCCCGAAGCCGAACCGATGATCATCGGCAAAGCGTTCGCGGTCAAAGTCAATGCGAACATCGGGAATTCGGCGGTGACGAGCTCAATCGCCGAGGAGGTCGACAAGATGGTGTGGGCCACCCGGTGGGGGGCGGACACCGTCATGGACCTGTCCACCGGCAAGGACATCCACGAAACCCGCGAGTGGATCCTGCGCAACTCGCCGGTGCCGGTCGGCACGGTGCCGATCTATCAGGCGGTGGAGAAGGTCAAGGGCGATCCCACCAAGCTGACGTGGGAGATCTACCGCGACACCGTGATCGAGCAGTGCGAGCAGGGCGTGGACTACATGACCGTGCACGCCGGGGTGCTGCTGCGGTATGTGCCGCTGACCGCCAAGCGGGTGACCGGGATTGTGTCCCGCGGCGGGTCGATTATGGCCGCCTGGTGCCTGGCTCATCATCAGGAGTCGTTCCTGTACACGCACTTCGAGGAGCTGGCCGATATCTTCGCCCGCTACGACGTCACGTTCTCACTCGGCGACGGGCTGCGGCCCGGCTCGATCGCCGACGCCAACGACGCTGCCCAGTTCGCCGAGCTACGCACCCTGGGCGAGCTGACAAAGCTCGCGAAATCACGTGGCGCCCAAGTGATGATCGAAGGCCCCGGGCACATCCCGATGCACAAGATCGTCGAGAACGTGCGCCTGGAAGAAGAGCTGTGCGAGGAGGCGCCCTTCTACACGCTCGGCCCGCTGGCCACCGACATCGCCCCGGCCTACGACCACATCACCTCGGCGATCGGTGCGGCGATCATCGCGCAGGCCGGCACCGCGATGCTGTGCTACGTCACGCCCAAAGAGCACCTGGGCTTGCCGGACCGCAAGGATGTCAAAGACGGGGTGATCGCCTACAAGATCGCCGCGCACTCTGCCGACCTGGCCAAGGGCCATCCCCACGCGCAGGAAAGGGACGACGCACTAAGCAAGGCCCGATTCGAGTTCCGCTGGAACGACCAGTTCGCGCTGTCACTGGATCCCGACACCGCCCGGGAATTCCACGACGAGACGCTGCCCGCCGAGCCGGCCAAGACCGCGCACTTCTGCTCGATGTGCGGGCCGAAGTTCTGCTCCATGCGCATCACCCAGGATGTCCGCGACTACGCCGCCGCGCACGGGTTGGAAACCGAAGAGGACATCGAAGCCGTGCTGGCCGCCGGGATGGCCGAAAAGTCGCGTGAGTTCGCCGAGCACGGCAACCGGGTGTATCTGCCCATCGCGCAGTGA
- the thiD gene encoding bifunctional hydroxymethylpyrimidine kinase/phosphomethylpyrimidine kinase — protein sequence MTYLPLPRRGATPRRVLTIAGSDSGGGAGLQADIRTCALLGVHALCAVTAVTVQNTVGVKGFHLVPDQVIAAQIDVVLHDIGFQAAKTGMLASPEIIAAVAAAWRDHSPDAPLVVDPVCASMHGDALLEPSGLETLRAELFPLATLVTPNLHEVRLLVGIEVVDAETQRKAASALHALGARWALVKGGHLRPSESSTDLLFDGREFHEFASPRVDTSHDHGAGDTLSAAVACALAHGYTVPDAVAFGKRWVTECLRAAYPLGHGHGPVSPLFRLGR from the coding sequence GTGACTTACCTGCCACTGCCGCGCCGCGGTGCGACACCGCGGCGGGTGCTGACGATCGCCGGGTCGGACTCCGGAGGCGGTGCCGGCCTGCAAGCCGACATCCGCACCTGCGCGCTGCTGGGAGTGCACGCGCTGTGCGCGGTGACCGCGGTGACGGTGCAAAACACGGTGGGCGTCAAGGGTTTTCACTTAGTTCCTGATCAAGTGATCGCCGCGCAGATCGACGTCGTGTTGCACGACATCGGGTTTCAGGCGGCCAAGACCGGCATGCTGGCCTCCCCCGAGATCATCGCCGCCGTTGCTGCGGCCTGGCGCGACCACAGCCCGGATGCGCCGCTGGTTGTCGACCCGGTGTGCGCGTCCATGCACGGTGATGCGCTGCTAGAACCGAGCGGGCTGGAAACCCTTCGGGCCGAATTGTTTCCGCTGGCCACACTGGTCACACCCAATCTGCACGAAGTGCGGCTGCTGGTCGGCATCGAGGTCGTCGACGCCGAAACACAGCGTAAGGCGGCCAGTGCCCTGCACGCGCTGGGGGCCCGATGGGCGCTGGTCAAAGGCGGGCACTTGCGACCGTCGGAGTCCAGCACAGACCTGCTGTTCGACGGCCGGGAGTTTCACGAATTCGCCTCGCCGCGCGTCGACACCAGCCACGACCACGGCGCTGGTGACACGCTGTCGGCGGCGGTGGCGTGCGCGCTTGCGCACGGCTACACCGTCCCGGACGCGGTTGCGTTCGGCAAGCGGTGGGTGACCGAATGCCTGCGCGCCGCATACCCACTCGGGCACGGCCATGGCCCGGTATCGCCGCTGTTTCGGCTGGGCCGATGA
- a CDS encoding alpha/beta family hydrolase, producing the protein MNLQQIAGIAHEPHRTPSGVVVLAHGAGGSRESVLLQQLCDEWARRGWLAVRYDLPYRRRRPTGPPSGSGSADRAGIVEAIETCRGLADGPLIAGGHSYGGRQTSMVVACGQAAVELLMLFSYPLHPPGKPERARTEHLPDITVPTVFTHGGSDPFGTLDEMRAAAALIPAPVQLVEIAGARHDLRCKGIDVPALAVDAALQLLGH; encoded by the coding sequence ATGAATCTCCAGCAGATCGCCGGCATCGCGCACGAACCCCACCGCACCCCGTCCGGTGTGGTGGTGTTGGCCCACGGTGCTGGTGGCAGTCGCGAATCCGTACTGCTGCAGCAGCTTTGCGACGAGTGGGCACGACGAGGCTGGCTGGCGGTGCGCTACGACCTGCCTTACCGGCGGCGGCGGCCGACCGGCCCGCCCTCGGGTTCGGGCAGCGCCGACCGGGCCGGGATCGTCGAGGCCATCGAAACGTGCCGTGGCCTAGCCGACGGACCGCTGATCGCCGGCGGTCATTCCTACGGCGGCCGGCAGACTTCGATGGTGGTGGCCTGCGGGCAAGCGGCAGTGGAGCTGCTGATGCTGTTCTCCTACCCGCTGCATCCACCGGGCAAGCCGGAACGCGCCCGCACCGAGCACCTGCCCGACATCACCGTGCCGACGGTGTTCACCCACGGCGGATCCGACCCGTTCGGCACGCTCGACGAGATGCGCGCCGCCGCCGCGCTGATACCCGCGCCGGTGCAGCTGGTTGAGATTGCCGGCGCACGTCACGATCTGCGCTGCAAGGGGATTGACGTGCCGGCCTTGGCCGTGGACGCGGCGTTGCAACTGCTCGGGCACTGA
- a CDS encoding Hsp20/alpha crystallin family protein, producing the protein MLMRTDPFRELDRLTQQVLGTSARPAVMPMDAWREGDEFVVEFDLPGIKEGSLDLDVERNVVTVRAERPELDPNREMLAAERPRGVFSRQLVLGENLDTDRIKASYCDGVLRLHIPVAERAKPRKITVAHGDGHQGHDDKAAERDAVHA; encoded by the coding sequence ATGCTGATGCGTACGGACCCATTCCGCGAGCTAGATCGCCTCACCCAGCAGGTACTGGGCACGTCAGCGCGTCCAGCGGTGATGCCGATGGACGCGTGGCGTGAGGGTGACGAGTTCGTGGTCGAGTTCGACCTACCGGGCATCAAGGAGGGCTCGCTGGACCTGGATGTCGAACGCAACGTCGTCACGGTGCGGGCCGAGCGGCCAGAGTTAGACCCGAATCGGGAGATGTTGGCCGCCGAGCGGCCCCGAGGGGTGTTCAGCAGGCAGTTAGTGCTCGGCGAAAACCTCGACACCGACCGGATCAAGGCGTCCTACTGTGACGGGGTCTTGCGGCTGCACATCCCGGTGGCCGAACGCGCCAAGCCGCGCAAGATCACCGTCGCTCATGGCGACGGGCACCAGGGCCACGACGACAAGGCCGCTGAGCGGGACGCCGTCCACGCATAA
- a CDS encoding MerR family transcriptional regulator, with protein MRDSNDAARGDGLLPTGVPAPDQGVYGISVAAELAGTGAQSLRLYERHGLVTPARSDGGTRRYSADDLARLRRITELVAAGVNLAGVARILNLEDDNAALRADIMRLQAGKRSRGSGSKARRGKTARDKHSST; from the coding sequence GTGAGAGACTCCAACGATGCTGCGAGGGGCGATGGGCTCCTACCCACCGGCGTGCCCGCTCCGGATCAGGGCGTGTACGGCATTTCCGTCGCTGCCGAGCTGGCCGGGACGGGCGCGCAGTCGCTGCGACTATACGAACGCCACGGCCTGGTTACCCCGGCTCGAAGCGACGGCGGTACCCGCCGTTACAGCGCGGATGACCTGGCCCGGCTGCGGCGCATCACCGAATTGGTCGCGGCCGGCGTCAATCTGGCCGGCGTCGCCCGAATCCTCAACCTCGAAGACGACAACGCCGCGCTGCGCGCCGACATCATGCGGCTGCAAGCCGGTAAGCGCAGCCGAGGCAGCGGGTCGAAGGCTCGTCGCGGCAAGACCGCGCGAGACAAACACAGCAGCACATAG
- a CDS encoding flavin-containing monooxygenase, translating to MHAEQFDVVIVGAGFGGIGAAIQLKRLGYDNLVVLDREADLGGTWHVNRYPGLAVDIPSTTYSYWFEPNPYWSRLFAPGPELKQYAERVADKYDVRRHMRFNTTVEGARWDEEARVWQVELVGGETLTTRFLITATGFLSQPHTPDIPGIASFDGKIIHTTAWDDSHDFAGRRVGLIGTGATAVQLVPELAKQVAEMTVFQRTAIHVVPKIDFAIPPWLQQVFARVPLVHRAFRLVTDTLFEVMTVTGVLHYRQFRRLNIAAADLAKINRFVSVRDKELRRKLTPDYDFGCKRPTWSNSYYRTFTKPHVHLQTNSIERIEPDGIVTADGHKTHIDTLVLATGFNLWDANFPAIELIGRRGRNLGKWWRENRFQAYQGVSIPYFPNYLSLASPYAFSGLSFFNTMEYQMRHMDRLFRELKRRGATTFEVTEEANARFLDRMTKLLDNSVFYRGDCATSRSYYFNHSGEAALLRPTSTRNAVREGSRFPLSDYRFA from the coding sequence ATGCACGCCGAGCAGTTTGACGTCGTGATCGTGGGCGCAGGCTTCGGTGGTATCGGGGCGGCCATCCAGCTCAAGCGGCTCGGATACGACAACCTCGTCGTCCTCGATCGCGAGGCAGATCTGGGCGGGACCTGGCATGTCAACCGCTATCCCGGCCTGGCCGTCGATATACCCTCCACGACCTACTCGTACTGGTTCGAACCCAACCCGTACTGGTCGCGGCTATTTGCGCCCGGTCCAGAGCTCAAGCAATATGCCGAACGCGTCGCCGACAAGTACGACGTGCGCCGTCACATGCGGTTCAACACGACCGTCGAGGGCGCTCGCTGGGACGAGGAGGCGCGGGTGTGGCAGGTCGAACTCGTCGGCGGCGAGACGCTCACCACACGATTTCTGATCACCGCAACCGGCTTTTTGTCTCAGCCGCACACCCCGGATATCCCCGGAATCGCCAGCTTCGACGGCAAGATCATCCACACCACCGCCTGGGACGACAGTCACGACTTTGCGGGTCGGCGTGTCGGTCTGATCGGAACCGGCGCGACCGCGGTGCAGTTGGTCCCCGAACTGGCCAAGCAGGTCGCCGAGATGACCGTGTTTCAGCGCACCGCGATCCACGTCGTCCCCAAGATCGACTTCGCGATCCCGCCCTGGCTGCAGCAGGTGTTCGCCCGAGTGCCGCTGGTACACCGGGCCTTCCGGCTGGTGACGGACACCCTCTTCGAGGTGATGACCGTGACCGGCGTGTTGCACTACCGGCAGTTTCGCCGCCTCAACATCGCCGCCGCGGACCTGGCCAAGATCAACCGCTTCGTCTCGGTGCGCGACAAGGAGTTGCGCCGCAAGCTGACCCCCGACTACGACTTCGGCTGCAAGCGGCCCACCTGGTCCAACAGCTACTACCGCACATTCACCAAACCGCACGTGCATCTGCAGACCAACTCGATCGAGCGGATCGAGCCCGACGGTATCGTCACCGCAGATGGCCACAAGACCCATATCGACACCCTTGTGCTGGCCACGGGATTTAACCTGTGGGACGCCAACTTCCCGGCTATCGAGCTGATCGGCCGGCGCGGCAGAAACCTCGGAAAGTGGTGGCGGGAGAACCGGTTCCAGGCCTACCAAGGAGTGTCCATCCCGTACTTCCCGAACTACCTCAGCTTGGCGAGTCCGTACGCGTTCTCCGGTCTGTCGTTCTTCAACACGATGGAATATCAGATGCGGCACATGGACCGGCTCTTCAGGGAACTGAAGCGTAGGGGCGCAACCACATTCGAGGTCACCGAAGAAGCCAACGCGCGATTCCTGGACCGGATGACCAAGCTGCTTGACAACTCGGTGTTCTATCGCGGCGACTGTGCTACGTCACGGTCCTACTACTTCAACCACAGCGGCGAGGCGGCGCTGCTACGACCCACGTCCACGCGCAACGCTGTGCGGGAGGGCTCGCGGTTCCCGTTGAGCGACTACAGATTTGCGTAA
- a CDS encoding M28 family peptidase → MIRPAGAALALTVGLLAGCSSSHPAPPHFGDVLAAKVNADAMLTHLRAFQDIANAHKGNRAEGTPGFAASVDYVAKALRSKGFDVSTPQFDRLYTASPGQPTLTVSGHDYAVDQASLLVQTPPGGITAPVVRPAKAAGCAASDYPGAGPKGAIAVVDDSGCTVVDKQKAAAAKGAVALVVTSEPGHQGASPKLFNPGYYDQLTMPVAVVGAEGAGALRDAAGPVRLTLDTATVKITSRNVLAQTKTGSPHDVVVVGAHLDSVPQGPGINDNATGVAAVLETALQLGPSPRLANMVRFAFWGAEESGLNGSLDYVLGMGRDELNDVALYLNFDTLGSPNAGFFTDDGDQSAPVGPGGAPQNVPTGSAGIERTLAGYLNLAGKRPFDLPLSTQSDYSPFLVAGVPIGGMTTGSSQTKTAVQARLWGGQAGVAFDPNYHSARDTLDHVNRDALAIMGSGVAFAVGTYAQSIGGVNGVPTHDQRHRKQVRP, encoded by the coding sequence ATGATCCGTCCAGCGGGTGCCGCCCTGGCGCTGACGGTCGGCCTGCTGGCAGGGTGCTCGTCGTCGCATCCCGCGCCACCGCACTTCGGTGATGTCCTGGCGGCCAAGGTGAACGCGGACGCGATGCTTACCCATCTGCGCGCATTTCAGGATATCGCCAACGCGCACAAAGGCAATCGGGCCGAAGGCACGCCCGGTTTCGCCGCCAGCGTCGACTACGTCGCTAAGGCACTGCGCAGCAAGGGTTTCGACGTATCGACACCACAATTCGACCGGTTATACACCGCCTCGCCAGGCCAGCCGACGCTGACCGTCTCCGGCCACGACTACGCCGTCGACCAGGCGTCGCTGCTGGTGCAGACGCCGCCCGGCGGGATAACAGCCCCTGTGGTGCGACCAGCCAAGGCCGCCGGCTGCGCGGCAAGCGACTATCCGGGCGCGGGCCCGAAAGGCGCGATCGCCGTCGTCGACGACAGCGGCTGCACCGTGGTCGACAAGCAGAAGGCCGCGGCGGCCAAAGGCGCGGTCGCGCTGGTCGTCACCAGCGAGCCCGGCCACCAAGGCGCGTCGCCTAAGCTGTTCAACCCGGGCTACTACGACCAGCTCACGATGCCGGTCGCCGTCGTCGGCGCCGAGGGCGCGGGGGCGCTACGCGATGCCGCCGGACCGGTGCGACTTACGCTGGACACCGCCACCGTCAAAATCACTTCTCGAAATGTCTTGGCGCAGACCAAGACCGGTTCACCGCACGATGTCGTGGTGGTGGGGGCACATCTGGACAGCGTGCCGCAGGGTCCTGGTATCAACGACAACGCGACCGGGGTGGCCGCGGTGTTGGAGACCGCGCTGCAACTGGGCCCATCCCCGCGGCTGGCCAACATGGTGCGGTTCGCGTTTTGGGGTGCGGAGGAATCCGGGCTCAACGGCTCTCTTGACTACGTGCTCGGGATGGGCCGCGACGAACTCAACGACGTCGCGCTGTATTTGAATTTCGACACGCTCGGATCACCCAACGCCGGTTTCTTCACCGACGACGGTGACCAATCCGCCCCGGTCGGCCCGGGTGGCGCACCACAGAACGTGCCCACCGGGTCGGCCGGTATCGAACGCACCCTTGCCGGTTACCTGAACCTGGCCGGCAAGCGGCCCTTCGATCTGCCGTTGAGCACCCAAAGCGACTACAGCCCATTCCTGGTCGCGGGCGTGCCGATCGGCGGCATGACCACCGGTTCGTCGCAAACGAAAACCGCTGTGCAAGCCCGGCTTTGGGGCGGTCAAGCGGGAGTGGCCTTCGACCCGAACTACCACAGTGCCCGCGACACGCTTGACCATGTCAACCGGGATGCGCTGGCCATCATGGGCTCGGGTGTGGCGTTTGCTGTGGGCACCTACGCCCAGTCGATCGGCGGCGTCAACGGTGTGCCGACCCATGACCAGCGGCATCGCAAGCAGGTGCGGCCATAG
- a CDS encoding M28 family metallopeptidase: protein MLGGCARPPSTSAPAREKPAAVRFAEGLRGRISTEAMMGHLSKLQEIANASNGTRAVGTPGYDASVDYVAKTLRDNGFDVQTPQFTARVFHADPGSVTVSGKTVEAHAVQFSLATPAEGVSGPLVAAPAEDSPGCTASDYDGLPVQGAVVLVDRGTCPFAQKEKAAVERGAVAMVVADNVDEKEMGGTLGENTDVKIPVVSVTKADGAQLRAQPGPATVKLKAETQTFQARNVIAQTKTGSTTDVVMAGAHLDSVPEGPGINDNGSGVAAVLETALRLGNSPKIHNAVRFGFWGAEELGLIGSRKYIESLDVDGLKDIALYLNFDMLGSPNPGYFTYDGDQSLPADQRGNPVVPEGSAGIERSLVAYLKSAGKTAQDTSFDGRSDYDGFTQAGIPSGGLFSGAENKKSEEQAKLWGGTPGEPFDPNYHKKTDTLDQIDRTPLGILGGGVAYAVGLYAQDLSGRNGVPIREDRTRHVITTS from the coding sequence GTGCTCGGCGGCTGCGCTCGCCCGCCGAGCACCTCGGCGCCGGCACGCGAGAAGCCCGCCGCGGTGCGGTTTGCGGAGGGGCTCCGCGGCCGGATCAGCACCGAGGCGATGATGGGCCACTTGTCGAAGCTGCAAGAGATCGCCAACGCCAGCAACGGCACCCGCGCGGTGGGCACACCCGGTTACGACGCAAGTGTCGACTATGTGGCGAAGACTTTGCGGGACAATGGTTTCGACGTGCAAACCCCGCAGTTTACCGCCAGAGTATTTCACGCTGACCCGGGATCGGTGACGGTGAGCGGCAAGACGGTGGAGGCGCATGCCGTGCAGTTCAGCCTCGCCACCCCGGCGGAGGGGGTGAGCGGCCCGCTGGTTGCCGCGCCCGCCGAGGACAGCCCCGGCTGCACTGCCTCCGACTACGACGGCCTGCCGGTGCAAGGCGCTGTCGTGTTGGTCGACCGCGGTACCTGCCCGTTCGCGCAAAAAGAGAAGGCGGCGGTGGAGCGTGGAGCGGTGGCAATGGTGGTGGCGGACAACGTCGATGAAAAGGAGATGGGCGGCACGCTCGGCGAGAACACCGACGTCAAGATCCCGGTGGTCAGCGTCACCAAGGCCGACGGTGCACAGCTGCGTGCCCAGCCCGGACCGGCCACCGTGAAGCTCAAGGCCGAAACGCAAACGTTTCAGGCCCGCAACGTCATCGCTCAGACCAAGACCGGCTCGACCACCGACGTGGTGATGGCCGGGGCGCATCTCGACAGCGTCCCCGAGGGGCCCGGCATCAACGACAACGGCTCGGGTGTGGCCGCCGTCTTGGAAACCGCTCTGCGACTTGGAAATTCGCCGAAAATCCACAACGCCGTGCGATTCGGTTTCTGGGGCGCGGAGGAACTCGGGTTGATCGGGTCGCGCAAGTACATCGAATCACTGGATGTCGACGGGCTCAAGGACATCGCGCTGTATCTCAATTTCGACATGCTGGGCTCACCAAATCCCGGCTACTTCACCTACGACGGGGACCAATCGCTGCCGGCAGACCAGCGGGGTAACCCGGTGGTTCCGGAGGGCTCGGCCGGCATCGAGCGCTCGCTGGTGGCCTACCTGAAGTCGGCCGGTAAGACCGCGCAGGACACCTCATTCGACGGCCGTTCGGACTACGACGGGTTCACCCAGGCCGGGATCCCATCGGGCGGATTGTTTTCTGGAGCGGAAAACAAGAAGTCCGAGGAGCAAGCCAAGCTGTGGGGCGGAACGCCCGGCGAGCCATTTGACCCCAACTACCACAAGAAAACCGACACACTTGACCAGATCGACCGCACCCCGCTGGGCATCCTGGGCGGCGGCGTCGCCTATGCGGTCGGGCTGTACGCGCAGGACCTCAGCGGGCGCAACGGCGTCCCGATCCGGGAAGACCGGACCCGCCACGTGATCACCACGTCATGA
- a CDS encoding MEDS domain-containing protein, with amino-acid sequence MRPQGVVTSAAGLTPFGHVGWGYRDESEFLARAAEYIADGLALNQRILYARDRSRAALHTELLQMGFGSAVRSRQISVTPVAEHYVFVAGTDVVDPEATVAAGVAAMEYVVAMGCSGCRAVVDGAVLARTPEQCAAFSRLEYLVDQKMAVLPFSALCAYNLTVLGEAAKEMLCLHPLVGERAVGFRLYAEPGTHFALAGEIDVVDRQAFTAALQRIWPLAGGEELIIDARWLDFVTHRELLTLDEQARAHGRQVVLISNQQMLVRLVELLELESVRLDRSGAVDAG; translated from the coding sequence ATGCGCCCGCAGGGTGTGGTCACCTCAGCCGCGGGCCTTACCCCGTTCGGGCATGTGGGGTGGGGGTATCGGGATGAGTCCGAGTTCTTGGCCCGCGCTGCGGAGTACATCGCCGACGGCCTGGCACTAAACCAGCGAATCCTGTACGCCCGTGACCGTAGCCGCGCCGCGCTGCACACCGAGCTGCTGCAGATGGGTTTCGGCTCCGCGGTCAGGTCCCGTCAGATTTCGGTAACGCCGGTCGCCGAACATTACGTGTTCGTTGCGGGCACCGACGTGGTGGATCCCGAGGCGACGGTGGCGGCCGGGGTCGCCGCGATGGAATACGTGGTTGCCATGGGGTGCAGCGGCTGTCGTGCCGTGGTTGACGGGGCCGTGTTGGCGCGCACACCGGAGCAGTGCGCCGCGTTCAGCCGCCTGGAGTATCTCGTCGACCAGAAAATGGCGGTGCTGCCCTTCTCGGCGCTGTGCGCCTACAACCTGACGGTCTTGGGGGAGGCCGCCAAGGAGATGCTGTGCTTGCATCCGCTTGTCGGTGAGCGCGCGGTGGGCTTCCGGCTATACGCCGAGCCTGGCACGCACTTCGCGCTGGCCGGTGAGATCGACGTTGTAGACCGTCAGGCATTCACCGCCGCGCTGCAACGGATCTGGCCGCTCGCCGGGGGCGAGGAACTGATCATCGACGCGCGCTGGCTGGACTTCGTCACCCACCGTGAGCTCCTGACGCTAGACGAGCAGGCCCGCGCCCATGGCCGGCAGGTGGTGTTGATCAGCAACCAGCAGATGCTTGTGCGACTGGTTGAGCTGCTGGAACTGGAAAGCGTCCGGCTGGACAGGTCGGGGGCCGTGGACGCCGGCTGA